In bacterium, the following are encoded in one genomic region:
- a CDS encoding xanthine permease XanP (high-affinity transporter for xanthine) — MNTEEKPEKDTPAASDVIYGLNDRPPVLEATVAAFQHVLAVFVGVITPPLIIAGALGLDLEDASYVVSMSLMVS, encoded by the coding sequence ATGAACACAGAAGAGAAGCCCGAAAAAGATACGCCCGCAGCGTCTGACGTCATCTACGGCCTGAATGACCGGCCACCGGTGCTCGAGGCCACGGTCGCCGCGTTTCAACACGTGCTCGCGGTCTTTGTCGGCGTCATCACGCCGCCGCTGATCATCGCCGGCGCCCTCGGTCTCGACCTCGAGGACGCCAGCTACGTGGTCAGCATGTCGCTGATGGTCTC